A genomic region of Deinococcus sp. KSM4-11 contains the following coding sequences:
- a CDS encoding sugar phosphate nucleotidyltransferase, whose protein sequence is MNGLILAAGRGSRLLPVSATRPKHAVPVAGVPIIARAVQALRRAGVARIGVVVSPGSEPDLRDATQELGPLQFIVQREPLGTGHAVLAAREFLAQQPALLYLGDNLFQDSLKPLRAALEDGADAVIGVKRVPNPQAYGVAIVENGRLLRLVEKPVEPESDLAACGVFAFRPELLEDVAALLPSERGELEFPQAITALAARGGVVRAVEFQGFWSDAGTPADLLVANTHFLGEQTGRVEGRVLSSDLRGLIVIEPGASVQDSELTGPLWIGPHASIRGSVLGPNVSVGAHARIHGATVQDSLIDEFARILHPERPLTRAIVGRHATVTAPGVGDLHLVIGDRSIAQQ, encoded by the coding sequence ATGAATGGCCTCATTCTCGCCGCCGGACGTGGCAGCCGCCTGCTGCCCGTCAGTGCCACGCGTCCCAAGCACGCGGTGCCGGTGGCGGGCGTGCCGATCATCGCCCGCGCCGTGCAGGCGCTGCGCCGAGCGGGCGTGGCACGGATTGGCGTGGTCGTCAGCCCCGGCAGCGAGCCGGATCTGCGCGACGCCACGCAGGAGCTGGGGCCCCTCCAGTTCATCGTGCAGCGGGAGCCGCTCGGCACCGGCCATGCCGTGCTGGCCGCACGGGAGTTCCTGGCACAGCAGCCCGCGCTGCTGTACCTAGGCGACAACCTCTTCCAGGATTCCCTGAAGCCCCTGCGCGCGGCGCTGGAGGACGGCGCAGACGCCGTGATCGGCGTGAAACGTGTGCCGAACCCGCAGGCGTACGGTGTGGCCATCGTCGAGAACGGTCGGCTGCTCCGTCTGGTCGAGAAGCCGGTCGAGCCGGAAAGTGATCTGGCGGCCTGCGGGGTGTTCGCGTTCCGTCCGGAACTGCTGGAAGACGTGGCGGCCCTGCTGCCCAGCGAGCGCGGGGAACTGGAATTCCCGCAGGCGATCACGGCGCTGGCCGCGCGCGGCGGCGTGGTACGCGCCGTGGAATTCCAGGGGTTCTGGAGCGATGCGGGCACCCCCGCCGACCTGCTGGTGGCGAACACGCACTTCCTGGGCGAGCAGACCGGCCGGGTCGAGGGCCGGGTGTTGAGCAGCGACCTGCGCGGCCTGATCGTGATTGAGCCGGGCGCGAGCGTGCAGGACAGCGAACTGACCGGCCCGCTGTGGATCGGGCCGCACGCCAGCATCCGGGGCTCGGTGCTCGGCCCGAACGTCAGCGTGGGTGCCCACGCGCGCATTCACGGCGCGACCGTGCAGGACAGCCTGATCGACGAATTCGCCCGCATCCTGCACCCGGAACGGCCGCTCACGCGGGCGATCGTCGGGCGGCACGCGACGGTGACCGCGCCCGGCGTGGGCGACCTGCATCTGGTGATCGGAGACCGCAGTATCGCCCAGCAGTGA
- a CDS encoding alpha/beta fold hydrolase: protein MTPDSSDRDQPTLPPGDPDRATLSDLDGQDDEALLDVKVHQEHLNGADLYFEVVGEESGEAPVVFLHGGPGYNAYSFQAMFAERMPRRTVYLDQRGSGRSGPLEDTEQGADTLDLDTLVGDLEALREFLGAERIVPLGHGFGALVALEYARRYPTRTERVIVVNPWVHFPDLALTLLSEASARQGVALNDPAPDLRASMPEGQHPQVGAARIEQAFALLNARDLLNALHFKDAASRMHLEFLDAEGQLIGGGEVQQALVNQGLWEFEYAPFLTELRRPVYVIAGAHDRSAYPEQVQYVADLADGDVTVLDAGHYPWLDAEDGFADALEDALRR, encoded by the coding sequence ATGACTCCGGATTCTTCCGACCGCGACCAGCCGACGCTCCCCCCGGGCGACCCGGATCGAGCGACCCTGTCCGACCTGGACGGGCAGGACGACGAAGCCCTGCTCGACGTCAAGGTTCACCAGGAGCACCTGAACGGCGCCGACCTGTACTTCGAGGTAGTGGGCGAGGAAAGCGGTGAGGCGCCCGTCGTGTTCCTGCACGGCGGACCCGGGTACAACGCGTACTCGTTCCAGGCCATGTTCGCAGAGCGCATGCCCCGCCGCACGGTGTACCTCGACCAGCGCGGTTCCGGGCGCAGCGGCCCGCTGGAGGACACCGAGCAGGGCGCAGACACCCTGGATCTGGACACGCTGGTCGGGGATCTGGAGGCGCTGCGCGAATTTCTGGGGGCCGAGCGGATCGTGCCGCTGGGGCATGGCTTCGGGGCGCTGGTGGCGCTGGAGTACGCGCGGCGGTATCCGACCCGCACCGAGCGCGTGATCGTGGTAAATCCCTGGGTGCATTTCCCGGATCTGGCCCTGACCCTGCTGTCCGAGGCCAGTGCGCGCCAGGGCGTGGCCCTGAACGACCCGGCGCCCGACCTGCGCGCCAGCATGCCCGAGGGACAGCACCCGCAGGTGGGTGCCGCGCGGATCGAGCAGGCCTTCGCGCTGCTGAACGCCCGCGACCTGCTGAACGCCCTGCACTTCAAGGACGCAGCCAGCCGCATGCACCTGGAATTCCTGGATGCCGAAGGCCAGCTGATCGGCGGGGGCGAGGTTCAGCAGGCGCTCGTGAACCAGGGCCTGTGGGAGTTCGAGTACGCGCCCTTCCTGACCGAACTGCGCCGCCCGGTGTATGTGATCGCGGGAGCGCACGACCGCAGCGCGTACCCGGAGCAGGTGCAGTACGTCGCAGACCTGGCCGACGGGGACGTGACCGTGCTGGATGCCGGGCATTACCCGTGGCTGGATGCCGAGGACGGGTTCGCGGACGCCCTAGAGGACGCGCTGCGCCGGTGA
- a CDS encoding response regulator transcription factor: MEQRILLIEDNPDITRVVQYELEQAGYSVLSAPDGVTGLTAARESTPDLVILDLGLPDLDGAEIARRLRKTSSVPIIILTAMDAVDRKVNLLEAGADDYMTKPFHPEELVARVKVQLRHQQHGEVISIGALEIHPQKRLCHYNGHEVRLSPKEFDLLTFLARQPGRVYSRQEIEREVWNGELPSNSNVVDVHMANMRAKLRDLDGYGIIRTVRGIGYALKTP; this comes from the coding sequence ATGGAGCAGCGAATCCTACTGATCGAGGACAACCCGGACATCACCCGCGTTGTCCAGTACGAACTTGAACAGGCTGGATACTCGGTGCTGAGCGCCCCGGACGGCGTGACCGGTCTGACCGCGGCGCGCGAGAGCACCCCGGATCTAGTCATCCTCGACCTGGGCCTGCCGGATCTCGACGGCGCCGAGATCGCCCGCCGGCTGCGCAAGACGAGCAGCGTGCCCATCATCATCCTGACCGCCATGGACGCCGTGGATCGCAAGGTGAACCTGCTAGAGGCCGGCGCGGACGACTACATGACGAAGCCCTTCCACCCGGAGGAACTCGTCGCCCGCGTGAAGGTGCAGCTCCGCCACCAGCAGCACGGCGAGGTCATCTCGATCGGGGCGCTGGAGATTCACCCGCAGAAGCGCCTGTGCCACTACAACGGCCACGAGGTGCGCCTCTCGCCCAAGGAATTCGACCTTCTGACCTTCCTGGCCCGTCAGCCGGGCCGCGTGTACTCCCGCCAGGAGATCGAGCGCGAGGTCTGGAACGGAGAGTTGCCCAGCAACAGCAACGTCGTAGACGTCCACATGGCGAACATGCGCGCCAAGCTGCGCGACCTCGACGGGTACGGCATCATCCGAACCGTGCGCGGGATCGGATACGCCCTGAAAACCCCCTGA
- a CDS encoding 3-deoxy-7-phosphoheptulonate synthase encodes MTHPDPNIQAGRTENLNVSGFTPLITPRALKALHPLTASAERTVLAGRRAAQDILHGRDDRLLVVVGPCSVHDHAQAVEYAHRLAGLRERVKDRIEVQMRVYVDKPRTTVGWRGYLLDPDMTGANDINRGLELTRKLMIEVSELGLPVATELLDPFAPQYLFDAVAWACLGARTTESQTHRVMASAVSAPMGFKNGTGGGIKLAVDAIVAARAPHAFFTVDDDGQACIVHTLGNPDGHVILRGGRSGPNSAPQFVKEAADLMTAAGLTPAVMVDCSHANSGSDHTRQGLVWRDVMHQRAAGQRAIKGLMVESNLVGGKQPIPADLSSLIPGVSVTDACVGWDETEALLLEAHAALARETVQG; translated from the coding sequence ATGACGCACCCCGATCCGAATATCCAGGCAGGACGCACCGAGAACCTGAACGTGTCCGGGTTCACGCCCCTGATCACGCCCCGCGCCCTGAAGGCCCTGCACCCCCTGACCGCGTCGGCCGAGCGTACCGTGCTCGCCGGGCGCCGCGCGGCGCAGGACATCCTGCACGGCCGGGACGACCGGCTGCTGGTCGTGGTGGGCCCCTGCTCGGTTCACGACCATGCACAGGCGGTCGAGTACGCCCACCGCCTGGCCGGCCTGCGCGAACGCGTGAAGGACAGGATCGAGGTGCAGATGCGGGTGTACGTGGACAAGCCGCGCACCACGGTGGGCTGGCGCGGCTACCTGCTCGATCCAGACATGACCGGCGCGAACGACATCAACCGCGGCCTGGAACTGACCCGGAAGCTGATGATCGAGGTCAGTGAACTGGGCCTGCCGGTCGCCACCGAACTCCTCGACCCCTTCGCGCCGCAATACCTGTTCGATGCCGTGGCGTGGGCGTGCCTCGGTGCCCGCACCACCGAGTCCCAGACGCACCGGGTGATGGCGAGCGCCGTGTCGGCCCCGATGGGCTTCAAGAACGGCACCGGAGGGGGTATCAAGCTCGCGGTGGACGCCATCGTGGCGGCCCGCGCGCCGCACGCCTTCTTCACGGTGGACGACGACGGACAGGCCTGCATCGTGCACACGCTGGGGAACCCCGACGGCCACGTGATCCTGCGTGGGGGCCGCAGCGGCCCGAACTCGGCCCCACAGTTTGTGAAGGAGGCCGCCGACCTGATGACCGCCGCCGGCCTGACCCCGGCGGTGATGGTGGACTGCTCGCACGCCAACAGCGGCAGCGACCACACCCGCCAGGGCCTGGTGTGGCGCGACGTGATGCACCAGCGCGCCGCCGGACAGCGTGCGATCAAGGGCCTGATGGTGGAGAGCAACCTCGTGGGCGGCAAGCAGCCCATTCCGGCGGACCTGTCCAGCCTGATCCCCGGCGTGAGCGTCACGGACGCCTGCGTGGGCTGGGACGAGACCGAGGCGCTGCTGCTGGAGGCGCACGCGGCCCTGGCCCGCGAGACCGTGCAGGGCTGA
- a CDS encoding DUF2256 domain-containing protein, producing MTGRTTPGGGRPPSQRASKVCAVCGRPFTWRKKWERDWEHVKYCSDRCRAAAKKVVP from the coding sequence ATGACCGGACGAACCACTCCCGGCGGGGGCCGCCCGCCCTCGCAGCGGGCCAGCAAGGTCTGCGCGGTGTGCGGGCGACCCTTCACGTGGCGCAAGAAATGGGAACGCGACTGGGAGCACGTGAAGTACTGCTCCGACCGCTGCCGCGCCGCTGCGAAGAAGGTCGTCCCGTGA
- the uvsE gene encoding UV DNA damage repair endonuclease UvsE — MPSSPAPTWGLVCMTVGPELRFRTVTRTRYQQLDPGAREAALRDIYAHNIARTGSAAAFCAARGIGMYRLSSALFPMLDLDGDDTGAAVLDSLSEELRAAGQGFLDAGIRVLMHPDQFIVLNSDSPDVRERSVKAMTAHARVMDGLGLERSPWNFLLLHGGKGGRSAELQAVIPDLPDGVRTRLALENDERAYSPAELLPVCQATGVPLVFDAHHHVVHDRLPDFEHPSVRSWVLAARETWTPPAWQVVHLSTGIDGPQDRRHSHLITAVPSAYADVPWIEVEAKGKEEAIAALLGRA; from the coding sequence GTGCCGTCTTCCCCGGCGCCCACCTGGGGGCTGGTGTGCATGACGGTCGGCCCGGAACTGCGCTTCCGCACGGTGACCCGCACCCGCTACCAGCAGCTCGATCCCGGCGCGCGGGAGGCCGCGTTGCGCGACATCTACGCGCACAACATCGCCCGCACCGGCTCGGCCGCCGCGTTCTGCGCCGCGCGGGGCATCGGCATGTACCGCCTGAGTTCCGCCCTGTTCCCCATGCTCGACCTGGACGGCGACGACACCGGCGCAGCCGTGCTGGACAGTCTTTCTGAGGAACTGCGTGCCGCCGGTCAGGGCTTTCTGGATGCGGGCATCCGTGTCTTGATGCACCCGGATCAGTTCATCGTGCTGAACTCGGATAGTCCGGACGTGCGGGAGCGCAGCGTGAAGGCCATGACCGCCCATGCCCGCGTCATGGACGGCCTGGGGCTGGAACGCAGTCCATGGAATTTCCTGCTGCTGCACGGCGGCAAGGGGGGCCGGAGCGCCGAACTCCAGGCCGTCATCCCGGATCTGCCGGACGGCGTGAGAACCCGCCTGGCACTGGAGAACGACGAGCGGGCGTACAGCCCCGCCGAGCTGCTGCCCGTGTGCCAGGCCACCGGCGTGCCCCTGGTGTTCGACGCGCACCACCACGTCGTCCACGATCGCCTGCCGGACTTCGAGCACCCCAGTGTGAGGTCGTGGGTGCTGGCCGCCCGTGAAACGTGGACGCCGCCCGCATGGCAGGTCGTACACCTCAGCACCGGCATCGACGGCCCTCAGGACCGCCGGCACAGCCACCTGATCACGGCCGTGCCCAGCGCCTACGCGGACGTTCCCTGGATCGAGGTCGAGGCCAAGGGCAAGGAGGAGGCCATCGCCGCGCTGCTGGGCCGGGCCTGA
- a CDS encoding PolC-type DNA polymerase III: MNVVVFDLETTGLSPERDGIVEIGALRVVDGRIDETLRYETLVRPTNAAGDPLLIPWHAERVHGISNDMVCRAPTIDQVLPEFLDFVGGDAVVAHNIGFDGGFMRANAARLGLTWKPSAEHCTVQLSRRAFPKERAHNLTVLADRLGLNFAPGGRHRSFGDVQVTAQAYVRLLEMLQVRA; the protein is encoded by the coding sequence GTGAACGTCGTCGTGTTCGACTTGGAAACCACGGGCCTGTCGCCCGAGCGTGACGGCATCGTCGAGATCGGCGCGCTGCGCGTGGTGGACGGCCGGATCGACGAGACGCTGCGCTACGAGACGCTCGTGAGACCCACGAACGCGGCGGGCGATCCGCTGCTGATTCCGTGGCATGCCGAGCGCGTGCACGGGATCAGCAACGACATGGTGTGCCGCGCGCCCACCATCGATCAGGTGCTTCCGGAATTCCTGGACTTCGTGGGCGGGGATGCCGTTGTGGCGCACAACATCGGCTTCGACGGCGGGTTCATGCGCGCCAACGCCGCCCGCCTGGGCCTGACCTGGAAACCGTCGGCCGAGCACTGCACCGTGCAGCTCTCCCGCCGCGCCTTCCCGAAAGAACGGGCGCATAACCTGACGGTACTCGCCGACCGGCTGGGCCTGAACTTCGCGCCAGGAGGCCGTCACCGCTCGTTTGGCGATGTGCAGGTGACCGCCCAGGCGTACGTGCGACTGCTGGAGATGTTGCAGGTGCGGGCGTAG
- a CDS encoding ATP-binding protein, with product MTVIARARTLGELLNTPEYAGRKPFDGKIRLVQDEVRENLTRKLRAGETLFPGVVGYDDTVIPQLVNALLARQNFILLGLRGQAKSRILRAITGMLDDVVPVIDNVDMPDDPLNPVGAEGQHLLEAHGLELPIRWLPRADRYVEKLATPDVTVADLIGDVDPIKAARLGTSLGDTRSMHFGLLPRANRGIFAVNELADLAPKVQVALFNILQEGDVQIKGYPIRLELDVMLVFSANPEDYTARGKIVTPLKDRIGSEIRTHYPTDVKLGMDITAQESVRAEHVVVPPFISELIEEIAFQAREDGRVDKMSGVSQRLPISLLEVAAANAERRALVGDGEAVVRVSDVYAGLPAITGKMELEYEGELKGADSVAKDVIRKAAGAVYGRLLGSADTKELEKWFEAGNVFRFPQSGNAGAAMKATKEVPGLTELSAELAESQSDDVRVAAAEFILEGLYGRKKLSRAEELYAAPEPETRQQRGGRWN from the coding sequence ATGACAGTGATTGCAAGGGCCAGAACGCTCGGTGAACTTCTCAATACGCCCGAATACGCCGGGCGTAAACCCTTCGACGGCAAGATCCGCCTGGTGCAGGACGAGGTGCGTGAAAACCTGACCCGCAAGCTCCGCGCGGGCGAGACCCTCTTCCCCGGCGTGGTCGGCTACGACGACACCGTCATTCCGCAGCTGGTGAACGCGCTGCTGGCACGGCAGAACTTCATCCTGCTGGGCCTACGCGGTCAGGCGAAGAGCCGCATCCTGCGCGCCATCACCGGCATGTTGGACGACGTGGTGCCGGTGATCGACAACGTGGACATGCCGGACGATCCCCTGAACCCGGTGGGCGCCGAGGGCCAGCACCTGCTGGAAGCGCACGGGCTGGAGCTGCCGATCCGCTGGCTTCCCCGCGCCGACCGTTACGTGGAGAAGCTGGCGACGCCCGACGTGACGGTGGCCGACCTGATCGGGGACGTCGATCCCATCAAGGCCGCGCGCCTGGGCACCAGCCTGGGCGACACGCGCAGCATGCACTTCGGGCTGCTGCCGCGTGCCAACCGGGGCATCTTCGCGGTGAACGAGCTGGCCGACCTCGCGCCGAAGGTGCAGGTGGCGCTGTTCAACATCCTTCAGGAAGGGGACGTGCAGATCAAGGGCTACCCCATCCGCCTGGAACTGGACGTGATGCTGGTGTTCTCCGCGAACCCCGAGGACTACACGGCGCGCGGGAAGATCGTCACGCCGCTGAAGGACCGCATCGGCAGCGAAATCCGCACGCACTACCCGACCGATGTGAAGCTGGGCATGGACATCACCGCGCAGGAGTCCGTGCGGGCCGAGCACGTGGTCGTGCCGCCCTTCATTTCCGAGTTGATCGAGGAGATCGCCTTCCAGGCACGGGAAGACGGCCGCGTGGACAAGATGAGCGGCGTGTCGCAGCGCCTGCCCATCTCGCTGCTGGAGGTGGCCGCCGCGAATGCCGAACGCCGCGCCCTGGTCGGGGACGGCGAGGCCGTGGTGCGCGTGAGCGACGTGTACGCCGGGCTGCCCGCCATCACCGGCAAGATGGAGCTGGAGTACGAGGGTGAGCTGAAGGGAGCCGACAGTGTGGCCAAGGACGTGATCCGCAAGGCTGCCGGGGCCGTGTACGGCCGCCTGCTGGGCAGCGCCGACACCAAGGAACTGGAGAAGTGGTTCGAGGCCGGGAACGTCTTCCGCTTCCCGCAGTCGGGGAACGCCGGGGCCGCCATGAAGGCCACGAAGGAAGTGCCGGGCCTGACCGAATTGTCGGCCGAGCTGGCCGAGAGCCAGAGCGACGACGTGCGCGTGGCCGCCGCGGAGTTCATCCTGGAGGGCCTGTACGGCCGCAAGAAGCTCTCGCGTGCCGAGGAGCTGTACGCCGCGCCGGAACCCGAAACCCGCCAGCAGCGCGGCGGCCGCTGGAACTGA
- a CDS encoding DMT family transporter, translating to MSRAKSVFLAAAPLLFVVLWSTGFIGTKGAALNADPFAYLTLRFTVAAALMALLTVALRAPWPTRAQAGRAGITGLLLHAGYLGGVTTAIWLGLPAGITSVLVGLQPLLTGLMSWPLLGERVSTRQWVGLALGFAGMLLVVEGRVGGGGVISHGALVAAVIALACTTAGTLYQRRVGAEMPLLGGTSVQYVASAAALGLVTAARGGGVIHWNTEFIVSLTWLVLVLSVGAILLLMTLIRDLPAARVGSLFYLVPPLAVLESWLLYGERLSVTSLAGLALCVAGVALAAAPQPSRAPARTS from the coding sequence ATGTCCCGTGCGAAATCCGTGTTCCTGGCCGCCGCGCCGCTGCTGTTCGTGGTGCTGTGGAGCACAGGCTTCATCGGAACCAAGGGAGCCGCGCTGAATGCCGATCCCTTCGCCTACCTGACCCTGCGGTTCACCGTGGCTGCCGCCCTGATGGCCCTGCTGACCGTGGCCCTACGCGCGCCGTGGCCGACCCGGGCACAGGCGGGCCGGGCGGGGATCACGGGCCTGCTGCTGCACGCCGGGTACCTGGGCGGCGTGACCACGGCCATCTGGCTGGGTCTGCCCGCCGGGATCACCAGCGTGCTGGTGGGCCTGCAACCCCTGCTGACCGGTCTGATGTCGTGGCCGCTGCTGGGTGAGCGGGTGTCGACCCGGCAGTGGGTGGGGCTGGCGCTGGGGTTCGCGGGCATGCTGCTGGTCGTGGAGGGCCGGGTCGGGGGCGGCGGCGTGATCAGTCACGGAGCGCTGGTCGCCGCGGTGATCGCGCTGGCGTGCACCACGGCGGGCACGCTGTACCAGCGGCGGGTGGGGGCAGAGATGCCGCTGCTGGGGGGCACGTCGGTGCAGTACGTGGCGAGCGCCGCCGCGCTGGGCCTCGTGACTGCAGCGCGCGGCGGGGGTGTGATCCACTGGAACACGGAATTCATCGTGTCCCTGACATGGCTGGTGCTGGTGCTGTCGGTCGGCGCGATCCTGCTCCTGATGACCCTGATCCGCGACCTGCCCGCCGCCCGCGTGGGCAGCCTGTTCTACCTGGTGCCGCCTCTGGCCGTGCTGGAATCGTGGCTGCTGTACGGCGAACGCCTGAGCGTGACCTCGCTGGCGGGGCTGGCCCTGTGCGTGGCGGGGGTGGCCCTGGCTGCGGCGCCGCAACCTTCGCGTGCCCCGGCGCGTACCTCCTGA
- a CDS encoding VOC family protein, protein MIPDLSASTHVRLARPSLNLTAAERFYVEGLGLSVLYRSAEDAFADLLMLGIPGAGWHLELTRPRKNALQPTPTGEDLLVLYLGRVPDPETLARLEDCGGRRVPAENPYWEQWGVTIADPDGYRLVLCQRSWSA, encoded by the coding sequence ATGATTCCCGATCTATCTGCGAGCACGCACGTCCGTCTGGCCCGACCCTCCCTGAACCTGACGGCCGCCGAGCGGTTCTACGTGGAGGGGCTGGGCCTGAGCGTCCTCTACCGCAGCGCCGAGGACGCCTTCGCCGACCTGCTCATGCTCGGAATTCCGGGCGCGGGCTGGCATCTGGAGTTGACCCGGCCCAGGAAAAACGCTCTTCAGCCAACACCGACGGGCGAGGATCTGCTCGTGCTGTACCTGGGCCGTGTGCCCGACCCGGAGACGCTGGCCCGGTTGGAGGACTGCGGTGGGCGGCGCGTTCCGGCGGAAAATCCGTACTGGGAACAGTGGGGCGTGACCATCGCCGACCCGGATGGCTACCGGCTGGTGCTGTGCCAGCGCTCCTGGTCGGCCTGA
- a CDS encoding VOC family protein encodes MHIEHLTLHACDLSAQRTFYAGTLGLVVLEDTPERLTVRAGTTLLTFAADPTHDAFSHVAFDIPRNRADEAKRWLESRVPVLRDSTGRDRVLPSDRWNTTNVYFDDPAGNLLEFIARHDLPNDHTEPFGPESVLHVSELGLVVPDVTLAVHDLGERFGLRPFNGQSPTFTAIGEHDGMLIVVPHGRGWIPVARPALPAPFELAFRTGTQHQVLRSEVLPRPLRSLP; translated from the coding sequence ATGCACATCGAGCACCTGACCCTGCACGCCTGCGACCTCAGCGCCCAGCGCACCTTCTACGCCGGAACACTGGGCCTGGTGGTACTAGAAGACACGCCGGAGCGCCTCACCGTCCGGGCGGGAACGACCCTCCTGACCTTCGCGGCCGACCCCACCCACGACGCCTTCTCGCACGTGGCCTTCGACATTCCCCGCAACCGAGCAGACGAAGCGAAACGGTGGCTGGAAAGCCGGGTACCGGTGCTGAGGGATTCAACAGGCAGAGATCGCGTGCTGCCCTCAGACCGCTGGAACACCACGAACGTGTACTTCGACGACCCGGCGGGCAACCTGCTGGAATTCATCGCCCGGCACGACCTTCCGAACGACCACACCGAACCCTTCGGCCCGGAAAGTGTGCTGCACGTCAGCGAGCTGGGACTGGTCGTGCCGGACGTGACCCTGGCCGTCCATGACCTGGGTGAGCGCTTCGGCCTGCGGCCCTTCAACGGTCAGAGTCCGACCTTCACGGCCATCGGCGAGCATGACGGCATGCTGATCGTCGTGCCGCATGGGCGCGGCTGGATTCCCGTGGCGCGGCCCGCCTTACCCGCACCCTTCGAACTCGCCTTCCGCACGGGCACGCAACATCAGGTGCTCCGTAGTGAAGTGCTGCCCCGCCCCCTAAGGAGCCTGCCATGA
- the soxR gene encoding redox-sensitive transcriptional activator SoxR, translating to MSTDSSLPPAQLAARSGLSIPTLHYYEREGLIRSVRTAGNQRRYARETLRRLAFIRAAVRLGVPLADIRAALDTLPEGRTPTPADWANLSARWRVRLDEQIAALQRLRDDLSGCIACGCLSLETCALHNPDDGYAREHPGGNKLS from the coding sequence GTGTCCACCGACTCCAGCCTGCCGCCCGCCCAGCTCGCCGCCCGGTCCGGCCTGAGCATCCCGACGCTGCACTACTACGAGCGCGAGGGCCTGATCCGCAGCGTGCGGACGGCTGGAAACCAGCGCCGGTACGCGCGGGAGACGCTGCGCCGCCTCGCCTTCATCCGCGCGGCCGTGAGGCTCGGGGTGCCGCTCGCCGATATCCGCGCCGCGCTCGACACGCTGCCTGAGGGCCGGACGCCCACCCCGGCCGACTGGGCGAACCTCTCCGCGCGCTGGCGGGTCCGGCTGGACGAGCAGATCGCCGCGCTTCAGCGGCTGCGCGATGACCTGAGCGGGTGTATCGCCTGCGGGTGCCTGTCGCTGGAGACGTGCGCGCTGCACAATCCGGACGACGGGTACGCGCGCGAGCATCCGGGCGGAAACAAACTCAGCTGA
- a CDS encoding EamA family transporter, with protein MKRPDPLTLAALAPLSWGTSYLVLGQLHPLGPVTVAMLRALLAGLLLLLLVRALPRGAWWWKSLLLGALNFGLFFSTLFLSASRLSGGVAATLGAVGPLLIIVFNLVALRRRPTRHTLTAALLGLLGVALLVLGPGARLDTWGVIAGLVSVVAASGGYLLSSAWGTPPATSMLSVTAWQLTWGGLLLLPVALLSEGVPTMPTGAQWPLLAYMVVITTALAYALWFRGIQHSSPVQVSLLTRLSPATAIVTDLLQGRTLSAVQWSGLLLIALSFLPERRPTVPAHPEIS; from the coding sequence ATGAAGCGTCCCGATCCACTGACCCTGGCGGCGCTGGCTCCGCTGAGCTGGGGGACGAGCTACCTCGTGCTGGGGCAGCTGCACCCGCTGGGGCCGGTCACGGTGGCCATGCTGCGCGCCCTGCTGGCCGGACTCCTGCTCCTGCTGCTCGTGCGCGCCCTGCCGCGCGGCGCATGGTGGTGGAAGAGTCTGCTGCTCGGGGCGCTGAATTTCGGGCTGTTCTTTTCCACGCTCTTTCTCAGCGCCAGCCGCCTGAGCGGCGGAGTGGCCGCCACCCTGGGCGCGGTCGGGCCGCTGCTGATCATCGTGTTCAATCTGGTCGCGCTGCGCCGGCGGCCTACCCGGCACACGCTGACGGCGGCGCTGCTGGGGCTCCTGGGGGTGGCCCTGCTGGTGCTCGGGCCGGGGGCGCGTCTGGACACCTGGGGCGTGATCGCCGGTCTGGTCAGCGTGGTGGCGGCCTCCGGCGGGTACCTGCTGAGCAGCGCGTGGGGCACACCGCCCGCCACGTCCATGCTGTCGGTCACGGCGTGGCAGCTCACCTGGGGCGGTCTGCTGCTCCTGCCGGTCGCGCTGCTCTCGGAGGGCGTCCCGACCATGCCCACGGGTGCGCAATGGCCGCTGCTGGCCTACATGGTCGTGATCACCACCGCGCTGGCGTACGCCCTGTGGTTCCGGGGCATCCAGCACTCGTCGCCGGTGCAGGTCTCGCTGCTCACGCGCCTGAGTCCGGCCACGGCCATCGTGACCGACCTGCTCCAGGGCCGAACCCTGAGCGCCGTGCAGTGGAGCGGCCTGCTCCTGATCGCACTGAGCTTCCTGCCGGAACGCCGCCCCACCGTCCCCGCCCACCCCGAAATCAGCTGA